A window of Acropora muricata isolate sample 2 chromosome 3, ASM3666990v1, whole genome shotgun sequence contains these coding sequences:
- the LOC136912399 gene encoding uncharacterized protein — protein MAIFVNKVRCKLPGVADGHSERVFLSWNGEPLKSSQINKAIKSVWKKAGMEGSPSSTLFRKSAVSKVHTTCHSNEEQGNLADLMAHNIDTARKFYRLQEKSKSSVKASKQLRTVMRGNISEKCEQGKSNSSDKSLPASEESVSKTSKFQWTAEMEELIKNVFKDEIENKAVTMQDVREKISHHPQFTGLNPKSVLDKVRAQWRFRRSTTTEGQLVSLPADEESLHQCISRSLSQDNSSEIIPPTISGAGVRGVFSEGDLEDIRLHFSDMIRKSLPIRKQNVKEALEKEQWGNNLLKKVTLDTIFNRIKYERRVHRSSK, from the coding sequence ATGGCCATCTTTGTAAATAAAGTGCGCTGCAAACTTCCAGGAGTGGCCGATGGTCACAGTGAAAGGGTGTTTTTGTCTTGGAACGGAGAACCTCTAAAATCAAGCCAGATAAACAAGGCTATAAAGTCTGTTTGGAAGAAGGCAGGTATGGAGGGAAGTCCATCTTCCACTTTGTTTCGAAAGTCAGCCGTTTCAAAAGTGCATACAACATGTCACAGTAACGaagaacaaggaaatttggcTGACTTAATGGCACATAATATCGATACCGCAAGAAAATTTTACCGCTTGCAAGAGAAGTCCAAATCTTCGGTTAAAGCCTCTAAACAGTTACGTACCGTCATGCGAGGGAACATCTCAGAGAAGTGTGAGCAAGGAAAAAGTAACTCAAGTGACAAAAGCCTTCCAGCTTCAGAGGAAAGTGTGTCCAAAACATCAAAGTTTCAATGGACTGCCGAAATGGAGGAATTAATTAAGAATGTTTTCAAAGACGAGATTGAAAACAAGGCTGTGACGATGCAAGATGTGAGAGAAAAGATCTCGCACCATCCTCAGTTCACTGGTTTAAACCCAAAGAGCGTACTAGACAAAGTAAGGGCACAGTGGCGTTTCCGAAGATCCACTACCACAGAGGGACAGCTTGTCAGTCTTCCCGCTGATGAGGAAAGCCTTCACCAATGCATCAGTAGGTCACTTTCGCAAGACAATTCAAGTGAAATCATTCCGCCAACTATTTCGGGTGCAGGTGTTAGGGGAGTCTTCTCAGAAGGTGACCTCGAGGATATTAGGTTGCACTTCTCAGATATGATAAGAAAATCATTGCCAATACGGAAACAAAACGTCAAGGAAGCACTCGAAAAAGAACAATGGGGAAACAATTTACTTAAGAAGGTGACCCTTGATACAATTTTCAATCGTATAAAATATGAAAGGCGTGTGCACAGGTCATCAAAGTAA